From a single Bradyrhizobium sediminis genomic region:
- a CDS encoding DUF309 domain-containing protein — protein MSPPPSAANQLPLPQWAYVPGETADADADHDTLWQAKALVPSRFRDFVPARHPALRYGLALNDHGFFWESQQILEAVWAAAPQGGRERILLRACIQIAGANLKLRMLKPHAAVRLFGDALRELTTLGLRQAVAGGDGFADTFPTAVLAALLKGRLAQPALSKADWVNIGAAGRT, from the coding sequence ATGAGCCCGCCTCCGTCAGCCGCGAACCAGCTTCCGCTGCCGCAATGGGCCTATGTCCCCGGCGAGACCGCGGACGCCGACGCCGATCACGATACGCTGTGGCAGGCCAAGGCGCTGGTGCCCTCCCGGTTCCGCGATTTCGTCCCGGCGCGGCATCCGGCGCTGCGCTACGGGCTGGCGCTCAACGATCACGGCTTCTTCTGGGAGTCGCAGCAGATCCTCGAAGCGGTATGGGCGGCAGCGCCGCAAGGCGGCCGCGAGCGCATTCTGCTGCGCGCCTGCATCCAGATCGCCGGTGCCAATCTCAAGCTGCGGATGCTGAAGCCGCACGCCGCCGTGCGGCTGTTCGGCGACGCGCTGCGAGAACTCACCACGCTCGGTCTTCGCCAGGCGGTCGCCGGCGGCGACGGCTTTGCCGACACCTTCCCGACCGCCGTGCTGGCGGCGCTGTTGAAGGGGAGATTGGCGCAGCCGGCGTTATCCAAGGCGGATTGGGTGAATATCGGCGCCGCCGGCCGCACATGA
- the boxB gene encoding benzoyl-CoA 2,3-epoxidase subunit BoxB, whose protein sequence is MNVNIMNVDYSTKIPNNVNLSEDRQVLKALEGWHPGYMNWWGDMGPEGFQQSLVYLRTAYSVDPRGWAKFDYVKMPDYRWGILLAPQEENRVIPFGEHYGEPAWQEVPGEHRAMLRRLIVIQGDTEPASVEQQRHLGKTAPSLYDLRNLFQVNVEEGRHLWAMVYLLQKYFGRDGREEADDLLRRRSGDADAPRMLGAFNEATPDWLSFFMFTYFTDRDGKMQLHSLAQSGFDPLSRTCRFMLTEEAHHMFVGETGISRVVQRTCEAMKAAGIGDPTDIARVRALGVIDLPTIQKKLNLHYTLSLDLFGSEVSTNAANAFNAGIKGRYHETQIKDDHQLKNDTYPVLKLVNGEIKRVDEPALTALNMRLRDDYSQDCVKGLLRWNKIISTSGYDFKLTLPNVAFHRQIGEFKDVHATPDGLLIDDATWNKRRNDWLPSPDDGDFIASLMQPVTEIGGFAPWISPPKVGIDNKPGDFEYVKIET, encoded by the coding sequence ATGAACGTCAACATCATGAACGTCGACTACTCCACCAAGATTCCCAACAACGTGAATCTCAGCGAGGACCGGCAGGTGCTCAAGGCGCTGGAGGGCTGGCACCCCGGTTACATGAACTGGTGGGGCGACATGGGCCCGGAAGGCTTCCAGCAGTCGCTGGTCTATCTGCGCACCGCCTATTCGGTCGATCCGCGCGGCTGGGCCAAGTTCGACTACGTCAAGATGCCGGATTACCGCTGGGGCATCCTGCTTGCGCCACAGGAAGAGAATCGCGTCATCCCGTTCGGGGAACATTATGGCGAGCCGGCCTGGCAGGAAGTCCCCGGCGAGCATCGCGCCATGCTGCGCCGCCTGATCGTGATCCAGGGCGACACCGAGCCGGCTTCGGTCGAGCAGCAGCGCCATCTCGGCAAGACCGCGCCCTCGCTCTACGATCTGCGCAACCTGTTCCAGGTCAATGTCGAGGAAGGCCGCCATCTCTGGGCCATGGTCTATCTGCTGCAGAAATATTTCGGCCGCGACGGCCGCGAGGAGGCCGACGATCTGTTGCGCCGGCGCTCCGGCGACGCCGACGCGCCGCGCATGCTGGGCGCCTTCAACGAGGCGACGCCGGACTGGCTGTCGTTCTTCATGTTCACCTATTTCACCGACCGCGACGGCAAGATGCAGTTGCATTCGCTGGCGCAGTCCGGCTTCGATCCGTTGTCGCGCACCTGCCGCTTCATGCTGACCGAAGAGGCGCATCACATGTTCGTCGGCGAGACCGGCATCAGCCGCGTGGTGCAGCGGACCTGCGAAGCCATGAAGGCCGCCGGGATCGGCGACCCTACCGACATCGCCCGGGTCCGCGCGCTCGGGGTGATCGATCTTCCGACCATCCAGAAGAAGCTCAACCTGCATTACACGCTGTCGCTCGACCTGTTCGGCTCGGAGGTGTCGACCAACGCGGCCAACGCCTTCAATGCCGGCATCAAGGGCCGCTATCACGAGACCCAGATCAAGGACGATCACCAACTCAAGAACGACACCTATCCGGTGCTCAAGCTGGTCAACGGCGAGATCAAGCGCGTCGACGAGCCGGCGCTCACCGCGCTCAACATGCGGCTGCGCGACGACTACAGCCAGGACTGCGTCAAGGGCCTGCTGCGCTGGAACAAGATCATCTCGACATCAGGCTACGACTTCAAGCTGACGCTGCCGAACGTCGCGTTCCATCGCCAGATCGGCGAGTTCAAGGACGTCCATGCCACGCCCGACGGCCTCCTGATCGACGACGCCACCTGGAACAAGCGCCGCAACGATTGGCTGCCTTCGCCCGACGACGGCGACTTCATCGCCTCGCTGATGCAGCCGGTGACCGAGATCGGCGGCTTCGCGCCCTGGATCTCG
- a CDS encoding alpha/beta fold hydrolase: MTALSPAGFLRIGASDLEYRMIGPMPDDAPTLVMLHEGLGSAGLWGDFPDRLQAATGAGVFVYSRAGYGASSPVQLPRPLDYMHIEARETLPKLLETIGFRRGLLVGHSDGASIAAIYAGGVQDYRVRGVAMIAPHFIVEDISVASIAEIKKTYETTELKSKLARWHKDVDNAFYGWNAAWLDPRFRNWDICEYLAYIRVPVAILQGADDQYGTLRQVEIAEEECYCPVDVTIIPGAGHSPHREAPEATLHAISDFAGRILHTHEGSQGRAA; the protein is encoded by the coding sequence ATGACCGCGCTCTCCCCTGCCGGCTTCCTCCGCATCGGTGCGTCCGATCTCGAATACCGCATGATCGGTCCGATGCCGGACGACGCGCCGACCCTCGTCATGCTGCACGAAGGTCTCGGCTCGGCCGGGCTGTGGGGCGATTTTCCGGACCGGCTGCAGGCGGCAACCGGGGCCGGCGTGTTCGTCTATTCGCGCGCCGGCTACGGCGCCTCGAGCCCGGTGCAGCTGCCGCGCCCGCTCGACTACATGCACATCGAGGCGCGCGAGACCCTGCCGAAGCTGCTCGAGACCATCGGCTTTCGCCGCGGCCTTCTGGTCGGCCATTCCGACGGCGCCTCGATCGCCGCGATCTACGCCGGTGGCGTTCAGGATTACCGCGTGCGCGGGGTCGCGATGATCGCGCCGCATTTCATCGTTGAGGATATTTCGGTGGCCTCGATCGCGGAAATCAAGAAGACCTACGAGACGACGGAGCTGAAGTCGAAGCTCGCCCGCTGGCACAAGGATGTCGACAACGCCTTCTACGGCTGGAACGCCGCCTGGCTCGACCCGAGATTCCGCAACTGGGATATCTGCGAATATCTCGCCTATATCCGCGTGCCGGTGGCGATCCTGCAGGGCGCCGACGACCAGTATGGGACATTACGGCAGGTCGAGATTGCCGAGGAAGAGTGCTATTGTCCGGTCGATGTGACGATCATCCCGGGCGCCGGACACTCGCCGCATCGCGAAGCGCCGGAGGCGACGCTGCATGCGATCTCGGATTTCGCAGGACGCATTCTGCACACCCACGAAGGCTCGCAGGGGCGGGCCGCCTGA
- the boxC gene encoding 2,3-epoxybenzoyl-CoA dihydrolase encodes MAGEDRVLSGGAKYIDFQTDPSRYRHWKLDVAGDVATLTMDVDENGGLFEGYQLKLNSYDLGVDIELADAVQRLRFEHPEVKVVVMRSGKNRVFCAGANIRMLAGSTHAHKVNFCKFTNETRNGLEDSSENSGQRFITVVNGTAAGGGYELALATDHIIMADDGAAAVALPEVPLLAVLPGTGGLTRVVDKRKVRRDHADFFCTIEEGIKGKRAVQWRLVDEIVPNSKLEAKVAERAREFAAASKRNGTGKGIALTKLNRTIDENSIRYGFVSVDIDRAARIATISIKAPEEAPPADIDGMIAKGASFWPLQVARELDDAILHLRINELEIAMLVFKSHGDAANVLACDAFLEANKAHWLVNEIRQYWKRVLKRVDVTSRTLVTLVEPGSCFAGTLAELVFAADRSYMLIGSRQGDNRSPPAIKLSAMNFGPYPMSHGLTRLQSRFLADPSDLDRAKAKIGEALDAEEAEALGLVTFALDDIDWDDEVRVFFEERASFSPDSLTGMEANLRFVGPETMESKIFSRLTAWQNWIFQRPNAVGEEGALRRYGTGQKAQFDMTRV; translated from the coding sequence ATGGCCGGTGAAGATCGCGTCCTTTCAGGCGGCGCGAAATACATCGATTTTCAGACCGATCCGTCGCGTTACCGGCACTGGAAGCTGGACGTCGCAGGCGACGTCGCGACGCTGACCATGGATGTCGACGAGAACGGAGGCCTGTTCGAAGGCTACCAGCTCAAGCTCAATTCCTACGATCTCGGCGTCGACATCGAGCTCGCGGACGCCGTGCAGCGGCTGCGCTTCGAGCATCCCGAGGTCAAGGTCGTGGTGATGCGCTCGGGCAAGAACCGCGTGTTCTGCGCCGGCGCCAATATCCGCATGCTGGCGGGCTCCACCCACGCCCACAAGGTCAATTTCTGCAAGTTCACCAACGAGACCCGCAACGGGCTGGAGGACTCATCCGAGAATTCCGGCCAGCGCTTCATCACCGTCGTCAACGGCACCGCGGCCGGCGGCGGTTATGAACTGGCGCTGGCGACCGATCACATCATCATGGCCGACGACGGCGCCGCCGCCGTGGCGCTGCCGGAAGTGCCGCTGCTGGCGGTCTTGCCGGGCACCGGCGGCCTGACGCGGGTGGTCGACAAGCGCAAGGTGCGCCGCGACCACGCCGACTTCTTCTGCACCATCGAGGAAGGCATCAAGGGCAAGCGCGCGGTGCAGTGGCGCCTGGTCGACGAGATCGTGCCGAACAGCAAGCTGGAAGCCAAGGTCGCCGAGCGCGCCAGGGAATTCGCCGCCGCCTCGAAGCGCAACGGCACCGGCAAGGGCATTGCGCTGACGAAACTCAACCGCACCATCGACGAAAACAGCATCCGCTACGGCTTTGTCAGCGTCGACATCGATCGCGCGGCGCGCATCGCCACCATCTCGATCAAGGCGCCGGAGGAGGCCCCGCCCGCCGATATCGACGGCATGATCGCCAAGGGCGCCTCGTTCTGGCCGCTGCAGGTAGCGCGCGAACTCGACGATGCGATCCTGCATCTTCGCATCAACGAACTCGAGATCGCGATGCTGGTGTTCAAATCGCATGGCGATGCCGCCAATGTGCTGGCCTGCGACGCCTTCCTGGAAGCCAACAAGGCACACTGGCTGGTCAACGAGATCAGGCAGTACTGGAAGCGGGTGCTGAAGCGCGTCGACGTCACCTCGCGCACGCTGGTGACGCTGGTCGAGCCCGGCTCCTGCTTCGCCGGCACGCTGGCCGAACTCGTGTTCGCGGCCGACCGCTCCTACATGCTGATCGGTTCGCGGCAGGGCGATAACCGCAGCCCCCCGGCCATCAAGCTCTCGGCGATGAATTTCGGGCCCTATCCGATGAGCCACGGCCTGACGCGCCTGCAGTCGCGTTTCCTGGCCGATCCTTCCGATCTCGATCGTGCCAAGGCGAAGATCGGCGAGGCGCTCGACGCCGAGGAGGCCGAGGCGCTCGGCCTCGTCACCTTCGCGCTCGACGATATCGACTGGGACGACGAAGTCAGGGTGTTCTTCGAGGAGCGCGCCAGCTTCTCGCCCGACAGTCTCACCGGCATGGAAGCGAATCTGCGCTTCGTGGGCCCTGAGACCATGGAATCGAAAATCTTCTCGCGCCTGACTGCTTGGCAGAACTGGATCTTTCAGCGGCCCAACGCGGTCGGCGAAGAGGGCGCGCTGCGCCGCTACGGCACCGGCCAGAAGGCGCAGTTCGATATGACGAGAGTTTAG
- the boxB gene encoding benzoyl-CoA 2,3-epoxidase subunit BoxB, giving the protein MNVNIMNVDYSTKIPNNVNLAEDRQVLKALEGWHPGYLDWWNDMGPEGFQESLVYLRTAVSVDPKGWAKFDYVRMPEYRWGILLAPQDPDRRVNFGQHLGEKAWQEVPGEYRAMLRRLVVVQGDTEPASVEQQRHLGKTAPSLYDMRNLFQVNVEEGRHLWAMVYLLQKYFGRDGREEADELLRRRSGDADAPRMLGAFNEATPDWLSFFMFTFFTDRDGKMQLESLAQSGFDPLSRSCRFMLTEEAHHMFVGETGVGRVLQRTCEAMKEAGIDDPYAIEKVRALGVIDLPTIQKKLNLHYTLSLDLFGSEVSTNAANFYNAGLKGRFQETKIDDDHRLTNDFYKVLKLVDGKIALVDEPALTALNMRLRDDYSADCEKGVERWNKIIEKAGVNFRLELPHTAFHRQIGEFRDVNATPKGVIVSAAEWAKVKNDYLPSPSDGDFIASLMEPVSEPGQYAKWIAPPKMGIDNKPGDFEYVKIEAA; this is encoded by the coding sequence ATGAACGTCAACATCATGAACGTCGACTACTCCACCAAGATTCCCAACAACGTGAATCTCGCGGAGGACCGCCAGGTGCTGAAGGCCCTGGAAGGCTGGCATCCCGGCTATCTCGACTGGTGGAACGACATGGGGCCGGAAGGTTTCCAGGAATCGCTAGTGTACCTGCGCACGGCCGTCAGCGTCGATCCCAAAGGCTGGGCCAAGTTCGATTACGTGCGCATGCCGGAATACCGCTGGGGCATCCTGCTTGCTCCGCAAGACCCGGACCGAAGGGTGAATTTCGGTCAGCACCTGGGAGAAAAGGCCTGGCAGGAAGTGCCCGGCGAGTATCGTGCCATGTTGCGCCGTCTCGTCGTGGTCCAGGGCGACACCGAGCCTGCATCCGTCGAACAGCAGCGCCATCTCGGGAAAACCGCGCCGTCGCTTTACGACATGCGCAACCTGTTCCAGGTCAACGTCGAGGAAGGCCGCCATCTCTGGGCCATGGTCTACCTGCTGCAGAAATATTTCGGCCGCGACGGCCGCGAGGAAGCCGACGAATTGTTGCGCCGCCGTTCCGGCGATGCCGACGCGCCGCGCATGCTGGGCGCCTTCAATGAGGCCACGCCGGACTGGCTGTCGTTCTTCATGTTCACCTTCTTTACCGACCGTGACGGCAAGATGCAGCTCGAGAGCCTTGCGCAATCCGGCTTCGATCCGCTGTCGCGCAGCTGCCGCTTCATGCTGACCGAGGAGGCTCACCACATGTTCGTCGGCGAGACCGGCGTCGGCCGCGTCCTGCAGCGCACCTGCGAGGCCATGAAGGAGGCGGGCATCGACGATCCCTATGCGATCGAGAAGGTGCGTGCGCTCGGCGTGATCGACCTGCCGACCATCCAGAAGAAGCTGAACCTGCACTATACGCTTTCGCTCGACCTGTTCGGCTCGGAAGTCTCGACCAATGCCGCGAATTTCTACAATGCGGGCCTGAAGGGCCGCTTTCAGGAAACCAAGATCGACGACGATCACCGCCTGACCAACGACTTCTACAAGGTCCTGAAGCTGGTCGACGGCAAGATCGCGCTGGTCGACGAGCCGGCGCTGACGGCGTTGAACATGCGGCTGCGCGATGACTACTCGGCCGACTGCGAAAAGGGCGTCGAGCGCTGGAACAAGATCATCGAAAAGGCCGGCGTCAACTTCCGTCTCGAGTTGCCGCATACCGCGTTCCACCGCCAGATCGGCGAATTCAGGGACGTCAACGCGACACCCAAGGGCGTCATCGTCAGCGCCGCCGAATGGGCCAAGGTCAAAAACGACTATCTGCCCTCGCCCTCCGATGGCGATTTCATCGCCTCGTTGATGGAGCCTGTCAGCGAACCGGGCCAATACGCGAAATGGATTGCCCCGCCGAAGATGGGCATCGACAACAAGCCGGGCGATTTCGAATATGTGAAGATCGAGGCGGCGTGA
- the boxA gene encoding benzoyl-CoA 2,3-epoxidase subunit BoxA: MDAPVQEVIKQHLIDPEICIRCNTCEETCPVDAVTHDGNNYVVDAGICNHCMDCISPCPTGSIDNWRVVTRPYSLQEQFSWSELPTQEDVAVNAGGAAAIDALEDDVSKLLEEARKGLGGKPVAPHSAGKPTVNLYNRGKPATATVTGNFRLTDAASDSDIRHIILDFGNQPFPVLEGQSIGIVVPGVDAGGNAHHPRLYSVASSRDGEKRNANNLALTVKRVDGGLCSNYLCDLPRGAKIQVTGPFGATFLMPDDPAANIIMICTGTGSAPFRGFTERRRRAMPDAAGRLLLFFGARRPEELPYFGPLQKVPEKLLGKFFCYSRVPNEPRVYVQDRIRSEAGEIAKLLADSNTHVYICGLRGMESGVDEAFADACRAASLDWSALKPAMRESGRYHVETY; the protein is encoded by the coding sequence ATGGACGCGCCTGTTCAGGAGGTGATCAAGCAGCATCTCATCGACCCCGAAATATGTATTCGCTGCAATACCTGCGAAGAAACATGTCCGGTCGATGCGGTGACGCATGACGGCAACAACTATGTCGTTGACGCCGGCATCTGCAATCACTGCATGGACTGCATTTCGCCCTGTCCCACCGGGTCGATCGACAACTGGCGCGTGGTCACCAGGCCCTATTCGCTGCAGGAGCAGTTTTCCTGGAGCGAACTGCCGACGCAGGAGGATGTCGCCGTCAATGCCGGCGGCGCCGCCGCCATCGATGCGCTGGAGGACGACGTCAGCAAGCTGCTGGAGGAGGCGCGCAAGGGGTTGGGCGGCAAGCCGGTTGCCCCGCATTCCGCCGGCAAGCCGACCGTCAATCTCTACAACCGCGGCAAGCCTGCAACCGCGACCGTGACCGGGAACTTCCGGTTGACCGATGCGGCCTCGGATTCCGACATTCGGCACATCATCCTGGATTTTGGCAATCAGCCGTTTCCGGTTCTGGAAGGCCAAAGCATCGGTATCGTGGTGCCCGGCGTCGACGCCGGCGGCAATGCCCATCATCCGCGGCTGTATTCCGTCGCCAGTTCGCGCGACGGCGAGAAGCGGAACGCCAACAACCTCGCGCTTACCGTGAAGCGGGTAGACGGCGGCTTGTGCTCGAATTATCTCTGCGACCTGCCGCGCGGCGCGAAGATCCAGGTCACCGGTCCCTTTGGCGCGACCTTCCTGATGCCGGACGATCCCGCCGCGAATATCATCATGATCTGTACGGGTACCGGTTCCGCACCGTTCCGCGGCTTCACCGAGCGGCGCCGCCGTGCGATGCCGGACGCCGCGGGCAGGCTGCTGCTGTTCTTTGGCGCGCGGCGGCCCGAAGAATTGCCGTATTTCGGGCCGTTGCAGAAGGTGCCGGAGAAACTGCTCGGAAAATTCTTCTGCTATTCACGCGTGCCGAACGAGCCTCGCGTCTATGTGCAGGATCGTATCCGCTCCGAGGCCGGGGAAATCGCGAAACTGCTCGCCGATTCCAATACACACGTCTATATTTGCGGGCTCAGGGGCATGGAAAGCGGCGTCGACGAAGCTTTCGCCGATGCCTGCCGTGCCGCATCGCTCGACTGGTCGGCGCTGAAACCCGCCATGCGCGAGAGCGGGCGCTATCATGTCGAGACATATTAG